In one Nicotiana tomentosiformis chromosome 6, ASM39032v3, whole genome shotgun sequence genomic region, the following are encoded:
- the LOC104092914 gene encoding uncharacterized protein: MTSKLKCQLLVLAVLLLIAISPSLLRNENKVKTSVFRSPKFVLETGLVCNKFYYNIAFPKSHIAIKSFNAEVVDEAWNPVPLHETYLHHWLVVRYYQRKGVKVSKYHGDLRFQNSDFIIASNSGMCERDLYQYFGLGSETRKTATYVPDPYGIEVGNPGEVPPGYEERWLLNVHAIDTRGSEDRLGCTECRCDLYNVTKDEYNRDIGPDYIGGLRCCYDETRCRVGKGFEGLERSLYLKYTIKYVDWDASVIPVEIYILDVTDTWKKPESTGLMSRHHCQIEYDVESCATAVANAGRVHKKKISVTLPNGGDVVYGVAHQHSGGTGSTLRGEDGRVICSSLPIYGKGKEPGNEAGYIVGMSTCYPKPGSVKISKGETLTFVSKYSSAQRHTGVMGLFYILVAEPSQKRSSILHSTDSTGEIVILHNAVWAIAGFGIAALVAACSCNFSKSERKRGRV; this comes from the exons ATGACGAGCAAATTAAAGTGTCAGCTGCTTGTGCTGGCAGTCCTACTGCTAATAGCGATTAGCCCAAGTTTACTAAGAAATGAAAACAAGGTGAAAACTTCCGTTTTCCGATCACCAAAATTTGTGTTGGAAACTGGATTAGTATGTAACAAATTTTACTACAACATAGCTTTCCCGAAAAGCCATATTGCTATCAAAAGTTTTAATGCTGAAGTAGTTGATGAGGCATGGAATCCAGTTCCTCTTCATGAAACATATCTCCACCACTGGCTTGTTGTAAGATATTATCAACGAAAAGGTGTTAAGGTGTCAAAGTACCATGGCGATCTGAGGTTCCAAAACTCTGATTTTATTATAGCGAGTAACTCAGGGATGTGTGAAAGGGATCTTTATCAATATTTTGGCCTTGGGTCTGAAACTCGTAAAACAGCAACATATGTTCCAGACCCTTATGGTATAGAAGTTGGTAATCCAGGAGAAGTACCTCCTGGATATGAGGAGAGATGGTTGCTTAATGTGCATGCGATTGATACACGAGGTTCTGAAGATAGGCTAGGATGCACAGAGTGCAGGTGTGATCTTTATAATGTTACAAAGGATGAGTATAACCGGGATATAGGACCAGATTATATTGGAGGCTTGAGATGTTGTTATGATGAAACAAGATGCAGAGTTGGAAAAGGGTTTGAGGGTCTCGAGAGAAGCTTGTACCTGAAGTATACTATCAAATATGTTGACTGGGATGCTTCCGTTATTCCTGTTGAAATTTATATACTTGATGTTACTGATACATGGAAAAAGCCAGAATCAACAGGACTTATGTCAAGACATCACTGTCAG ATTGAGTATGACGTTGAGTCATGTGCTACTGCTGTTGCTAATGCTGGACGCGTGCATAAGAAAAAGATAAGTGTAACTTTGCCTAATGGTGGAGATGTTGTTTATGGAGTTGCTCACCAGCATTCCGGTGGGACTGGTTCAACTCTCCGTGGCGAG GATGGACGGGTTATATGCTCATCGCTTCCAATCTACGGGAAAGGAAAGGAACCAGGGAATGAAGCTGGTTATATTGTTGGGATGTCCACTTGTTATCCGAAGCCTGGCTCTGTCAAGATATCTAAGGGAGAAACTCTTACTTTTGTATCAAAGTATAGCAGTGCCCAAAGGCATACAGGAGTTATGGGCCTCTTCTATATTTTGGTTGCTGAACCGTCACAAAAGCGCAGCTCTATCCTGCATTCTACAGACAGC ACTGGTGAAATTGTAATATTACATAATGCTGTTTGGGCCATAGCAGGGTTTGGAATTGCAGCACTTGTTGCTGCATGCAGCTGTAACTTTTCAAAGTCGGAGCGGAAGAGAGGAAGGGTATGA
- the LOC104092916 gene encoding uncharacterized protein isoform X1, producing MGKKERAQERREKRRQEISLLRTIPYSDHQRWWSSDSIAVVTGANRGIGFEIAHQLASHGLTVLLTSRETRVGEKAAKVMQEGGLNVVFHQLDIVDPASIQSLSDWIKEKYGGLDILINNAGVNFNFGSDNSVEFAETVIKTNYFGTKSMVKAMIPLMRPSPFGARIVNVTSRLGRLNGRRNRIANVSLRQQLEDVNSLSEELIDNTVNTFLGQVKDGTWISGGWPQVFTDYSLSKLAANAYTRLMARILSDRPEGHKIYMNCYCPGWVKTAMTEWAGHTSPEDAADTAVWLALLPDQVVSGKFFAERREINF from the exons ATGGGTAAAAAGGAGAGAGcgcaagagagaagagagaagcgACGACAAGAAATATCTCTTCTCCGTACCATTCCTTATTCTGATCACCAAAG ATGGTGGTCATCTGACTCTATTGCTGTTGTGACTGGTGCAAATAGAGGAATTGGATTTGAAATTGCTCACCAACTGGCATCACATGGCCTAACGGTACTTCTTACATCGCGAGAAACTCGTGTTGGTGAAAAAGCAGCAAAAGTCATGCAAGAAGGAGGTTTGAATGTGGTATTTCATCAATTGGACATTGTGGACCCAGCATCAATTCAATCATTATCTGATTGGATAAAAGAAAAATATGGCGGTTTAGATATACTG ATCAATAATGCAGGAGTCAACTTCAATTTCGGCTCAGATAATTCAGTTGAATTTGCAGAAACCGTTATAAAGACCAACTACTTTGGCACCAAAAGTATGGTTAAAGCTATGATTCCATTAATGAGGCCTTCTCCTTTTGGTGCTCGTATTGTTAATGTGACCTCACGATTGGGAAGACTTAATGGCAGACGGAAT AGAATTGCAAATGTCAGCTTGAGACAACAACTTGAGGATGTGAATTCCTTGTCAGAGGAACTGATTGATAATACCGTGAACACGTTTTTGGGACAAGTAAAAGATGGGACTTGGATATCTGGGGGGTGGCCGCAAGTGTTTACTGACTACTCATTGTCAAAGCTTGCAGCTAATGCTTACACCAGGCTAATGGCGAGAATACTTTCAGACAGGCCAGAGGGTCATAAGATATATATGAATTGCTATTGCCCAGGTTGGGTGAAGACTGCAATGACAGAGTGGGCTGGACATACGTCTCCAGAAGACGCTGCTGATACTGCAGTCTGGCTTGCTCTTCTCCCTGACCAGGTCGTGAGTGGTAAGTTTTTTGCTGAGAGACGTGAGATAAACTTCTAA
- the LOC104092916 gene encoding uncharacterized protein isoform X2: MVYRWWSSDSIAVVTGANRGIGFEIAHQLASHGLTVLLTSRETRVGEKAAKVMQEGGLNVVFHQLDIVDPASIQSLSDWIKEKYGGLDILINNAGVNFNFGSDNSVEFAETVIKTNYFGTKSMVKAMIPLMRPSPFGARIVNVTSRLGRLNGRRNRIANVSLRQQLEDVNSLSEELIDNTVNTFLGQVKDGTWISGGWPQVFTDYSLSKLAANAYTRLMARILSDRPEGHKIYMNCYCPGWVKTAMTEWAGHTSPEDAADTAVWLALLPDQVVSGKFFAERREINF; encoded by the exons ATGGTTTACAGATGGTGGTCATCTGACTCTATTGCTGTTGTGACTGGTGCAAATAGAGGAATTGGATTTGAAATTGCTCACCAACTGGCATCACATGGCCTAACGGTACTTCTTACATCGCGAGAAACTCGTGTTGGTGAAAAAGCAGCAAAAGTCATGCAAGAAGGAGGTTTGAATGTGGTATTTCATCAATTGGACATTGTGGACCCAGCATCAATTCAATCATTATCTGATTGGATAAAAGAAAAATATGGCGGTTTAGATATACTG ATCAATAATGCAGGAGTCAACTTCAATTTCGGCTCAGATAATTCAGTTGAATTTGCAGAAACCGTTATAAAGACCAACTACTTTGGCACCAAAAGTATGGTTAAAGCTATGATTCCATTAATGAGGCCTTCTCCTTTTGGTGCTCGTATTGTTAATGTGACCTCACGATTGGGAAGACTTAATGGCAGACGGAAT AGAATTGCAAATGTCAGCTTGAGACAACAACTTGAGGATGTGAATTCCTTGTCAGAGGAACTGATTGATAATACCGTGAACACGTTTTTGGGACAAGTAAAAGATGGGACTTGGATATCTGGGGGGTGGCCGCAAGTGTTTACTGACTACTCATTGTCAAAGCTTGCAGCTAATGCTTACACCAGGCTAATGGCGAGAATACTTTCAGACAGGCCAGAGGGTCATAAGATATATATGAATTGCTATTGCCCAGGTTGGGTGAAGACTGCAATGACAGAGTGGGCTGGACATACGTCTCCAGAAGACGCTGCTGATACTGCAGTCTGGCTTGCTCTTCTCCCTGACCAGGTCGTGAGTGGTAAGTTTTTTGCTGAGAGACGTGAGATAAACTTCTAA
- the LOC104092915 gene encoding uncharacterized protein At4g14100-like, translating into MFPPIKFIFLVTVYTLLFPSIAFESESTDPIPEPWPHQFHAITIMNYTQGLRKVDLWYDWPNKRYMHINQYQLGKTLYGVEWQNGTSFYFTLDSTQECTVRHFPVGILRPNWLEGSNYVGQKYKDGFLCNVWDKVGFLRYYEDAVTKIPVYWHFYDGLVEHIMTFEVGKVLEDSKWQAPAYCFKEVEKESISLLENLGTSHFRDVVNGEVAEN; encoded by the exons ATGTTCCCTCCTATCAAATTCATCTTCCTTGTCACTGTATACACTCTCTTGTTTCCTTCAATTGCATTTGAATCAGAATCCACAGACCCAATTCCCGAGCCATGGCCTCACCAATTCCACGCCATTACAATCATGAACTACACTCAAGGTCTTAGGAAAGTGGACCTTTGGTACGATTGGCCAAACAAAAGGTACATGCATATAAACCAATACCAATTGGGAAAGACTTTGTATGGTGTTGAATGGCAAAATGGTACTTCCTTTTATTTCACTTTGGATTCTACTCAGGAGTGTACTGTTAGGCATTTCCCAGTGGGAATTCTTAGACCTAATTGGCTTGAAGGTTCAAATTATGTAGGACAAAAGTACAAGGATGGATTCCTTTGTAATGTTTGGGACAAGGTTGGTTTCCTACGGTATTACGAGGATGCTGTTACCAAGATTCCTGTTTATTGGCATTTTTATGATG GCTTGGTTGAACATATAATGACATTTGAGGTGGGGAAAGTGCTGGAGGATTCAAAGTGGCAAGCCCCTGCTTACTGCTTCAAGGAGGTCGAGAAAGAAAGTATATCTTTGCTAGAAAACTTGGGTACCTCTCACTTCCGAGATGTCGTGAACGGGGAGGTAGCAGAGAATTGA